A stretch of the Flavobacterium aquiphilum genome encodes the following:
- a CDS encoding 3-deoxy-D-manno-octulosonic acid transferase — translation MHFLYNLTILFTSLLLKFVALFNPKMKLFVDGRKNVFAILEQKIALNDQTIWFHAASLGEYEQGLPVIEEIKKSHPAHKIIVTFFSPSGYEVRKNNTIADVTVYLPLDTQKNAKRFLELVHPELVFFIKYEFWINYLNQLQKQKIPTYLISGIFRKKQLFFKWYGGFYRKALDNFTYFFVQNENSKKLITELGKTNVIVSGDTRFDRVVTILEKDNTLDFIAQFKNNKTTIVIGSSWPKDEAILAEYINSCKDEVKFIIAPHNIKPEQIKQLQNSITKKTALFSEKENKDLSQFDVFIVDTIGILTKIYSYADIAYVGGGFGNPGIHNILEPATFGIPIVIGPNYSHFDEAVSLVKIEGCISISDFKELETTFSTLIQNPNLKKEKGEICYNFVQENKGATNRILEKITHNKSSK, via the coding sequence ATGCATTTTCTTTATAATTTAACCATTCTATTTACTTCCCTTTTATTAAAATTCGTCGCACTTTTCAATCCAAAAATGAAACTTTTTGTTGATGGAAGAAAAAATGTTTTTGCCATTTTGGAACAAAAAATAGCACTCAATGACCAGACAATATGGTTTCATGCTGCATCTTTAGGCGAATACGAACAAGGTTTACCAGTGATTGAAGAAATCAAAAAAAGCCATCCAGCCCATAAAATCATAGTTACTTTTTTTTCGCCTTCGGGTTATGAAGTCAGAAAAAATAACACTATTGCCGACGTTACTGTCTACCTGCCATTGGACACTCAAAAAAATGCCAAACGCTTCTTAGAACTGGTACATCCGGAACTTGTTTTCTTTATCAAATATGAGTTTTGGATTAACTATTTAAATCAATTGCAAAAACAAAAGATTCCCACTTATTTGATTTCGGGCATTTTTAGGAAAAAGCAATTATTCTTCAAATGGTATGGCGGTTTTTATAGAAAAGCATTAGACAACTTTACCTATTTCTTTGTACAAAATGAAAATTCAAAAAAACTGATCACCGAATTAGGCAAAACAAATGTTATTGTTTCCGGCGACACCCGATTTGACAGAGTTGTTACTATTCTGGAAAAAGACAACACTTTGGATTTTATAGCCCAATTTAAAAACAACAAAACCACAATAGTAATAGGAAGTTCATGGCCAAAAGATGAAGCAATACTAGCAGAATACATCAATTCCTGCAAAGATGAAGTCAAATTCATTATCGCACCGCACAACATAAAACCGGAACAAATCAAACAGCTGCAAAATAGTATCACTAAAAAAACAGCACTTTTCTCAGAAAAGGAAAACAAGGATTTATCTCAGTTTGACGTGTTTATTGTGGACACCATTGGCATTTTGACCAAAATTTATAGTTATGCTGACATAGCCTACGTAGGAGGTGGTTTTGGAAACCCTGGAATTCATAATATACTGGAGCCTGCTACTTTTGGAATCCCTATAGTAATTGGTCCGAATTATTCTCATTTTGATGAAGCCGTCAGTTTGGTAAAAATCGAAGGTTGCATCTCAATATCTGATTTTAAAGAACTCGAAACCACATTTTCAACACTGATCCAAAATCCAAATTTGAAAAAAGAAAAAGGAGAAATATGCTACAATTTTGTACAAGAAAATAAAGGAGCAACTAACCGTATTTTGGAAAAAATTACTCACAATAAAAGCTCAAAATAA
- the fabD gene encoding ACP S-malonyltransferase — protein MKAYVFPGQGAQFTGMGKDLYENSPLAKELFEKANEILGFRITDIMFEGTAEQLKETKVTQPAVFLHSVILAKTLEDFKPEMVAGHSLGEFSALVANGALSFEDGLKLVSQRALAMQKACEITPSTMAAVLGLADNIVEEVCASIDGVVVAANYNCPGQLVISGETTAVEKACEAMKAAGAKRALLLPVGGAFHSPMMEPAREELAAAIEATTFSAPICPVYQNVTANAVSDANEIKKNLIIQLTAPVKWTQSVQQMIADGATLFTEVGPGKVLAGLIAKIDKEAATANA, from the coding sequence ATGAAGGCATACGTATTTCCAGGTCAAGGTGCGCAATTCACAGGAATGGGCAAAGACCTATATGAAAATTCCCCATTGGCAAAAGAATTATTCGAAAAGGCCAATGAAATACTAGGTTTCCGCATTACCGACATCATGTTTGAAGGAACTGCCGAGCAATTGAAAGAAACTAAAGTTACTCAACCAGCGGTTTTTTTACATTCGGTTATTTTGGCCAAAACATTAGAGGATTTCAAACCGGAAATGGTGGCAGGTCACTCTTTGGGAGAATTTTCGGCATTGGTTGCCAATGGAGCTTTGTCTTTCGAAGATGGGTTAAAATTAGTTTCGCAAAGAGCTTTGGCAATGCAAAAAGCCTGTGAAATTACTCCTTCAACTATGGCTGCAGTATTGGGATTGGCTGATAATATCGTTGAGGAAGTTTGTGCCTCTATAGACGGAGTTGTGGTTGCTGCTAATTACAATTGCCCTGGGCAATTGGTAATTTCGGGAGAAACCACGGCTGTAGAAAAAGCATGCGAAGCAATGAAAGCTGCTGGTGCAAAACGTGCCTTATTATTACCTGTTGGTGGTGCTTTCCACTCACCGATGATGGAACCTGCAAGAGAAGAATTGGCCGCAGCGATTGAGGCGACAACTTTCTCTGCTCCTATTTGCCCTGTTTATCAAAACGTAACAGCAAATGCAGTTTCGGACGCTAACGAAATCAAGAAAAACTTAATTATTCAATTGACGGCTCCTGTAAAATGGACACAATCTGTACAACAAATGATTGCCGATGGAGCGACTTTGTTTACAGAAGTTGGCCCAGGAAAAGTATTGGCTGGTTTAATTGCAAAAATTGATAAAGAAGCAGCTACTGCTAATGCGTAA
- a CDS encoding glycoside hydrolase family 130 protein translates to MKVSVTRKKIKFLPDSSRVVARYFMSGEERTKELIGRILIMSDQQVSHTLEQINREFARRHRNISSLFYKHCGNVKSIIEEMQVNYEQLSDERKMLIGSYLTMEYSIESSAFFNPSMVEDFDQSGLEKGEKRVVISFRATGEGHVSSIVFRRGVIDKENNLRMMRIGDNIEKAEVSHKMMFNKNRVLSKLTEMHTLDIYSSIMCNLPDVFEYSVFKDLINKELSCENIGKEKKEAYEEVIWLLDSFYDVQFKHDSDISERVIFPVSDTESRGIEDARFVRFVDDDGSESVMGTYTAYNGHSILSKLITTEDFYTFRIMPLHGEGSQSKGMALFPKKINGKYAMLGRVDGVNNFLMYSTRTNQWESPQIIQRPKYPWEYTQIGNCGSPLWTQEGWLVITHGVGAMRRYCIGVSLFDLDDPSKEIGRLSEPLLAPLEDEREGYVPNVVYSCGSIIHNNSLILPYAVSDYSSTYAVVDMVELMVALKNSKK, encoded by the coding sequence ATGAAAGTTTCTGTTACCCGAAAAAAAATAAAGTTCTTGCCTGATTCCAGTAGAGTTGTTGCTCGATATTTTATGAGCGGAGAAGAGAGAACCAAAGAATTGATAGGTCGAATATTGATCATGAGTGATCAACAGGTTAGCCATACTTTGGAACAGATAAATAGGGAGTTTGCTAGACGCCACCGAAATATTTCGTCTTTATTTTATAAACATTGTGGAAATGTTAAGTCAATAATTGAAGAGATGCAGGTAAATTATGAGCAACTCTCAGACGAAAGAAAGATGCTTATTGGATCGTATCTTACTATGGAATATTCTATAGAATCATCCGCATTTTTTAATCCTTCGATGGTGGAAGATTTTGATCAATCGGGTTTGGAAAAGGGAGAGAAACGTGTCGTTATTTCGTTTCGGGCTACGGGTGAAGGGCATGTGTCGTCTATCGTATTCAGAAGAGGGGTTATTGATAAGGAGAATAATCTAAGGATGATGCGAATTGGTGATAATATTGAAAAGGCCGAGGTTTCGCATAAAATGATGTTTAATAAAAATCGAGTTTTGTCTAAATTGACGGAAATGCATACGCTGGATATTTATTCTTCTATCATGTGCAATTTGCCAGATGTCTTTGAATATTCTGTATTTAAGGATTTGATAAACAAGGAACTATCCTGCGAAAACATCGGTAAAGAAAAAAAAGAAGCTTATGAAGAGGTGATTTGGTTGTTGGATTCGTTTTATGATGTACAATTTAAGCATGATTCCGATATCTCCGAGCGTGTTATATTTCCGGTATCTGATACAGAAAGCCGTGGGATTGAAGATGCCCGTTTTGTTCGTTTTGTTGATGATGATGGTTCCGAAAGTGTGATGGGAACTTATACTGCCTATAATGGGCATTCCATTCTTTCTAAATTAATTACAACAGAAGATTTTTATACCTTCCGCATAATGCCTTTGCATGGTGAAGGATCGCAAAGCAAGGGTATGGCATTGTTCCCTAAAAAGATTAATGGTAAATATGCGATGTTGGGCAGGGTAGACGGAGTCAATAATTTTTTAATGTATTCGACACGAACCAATCAATGGGAATCCCCACAGATTATTCAGAGACCCAAATATCCATGGGAATATACTCAAATAGGGAATTGTGGTTCCCCCTTATGGACTCAGGAAGGTTGGTTGGTCATTACACATGGAGTAGGGGCAATGAGACGTTATTGTATAGGCGTGTCATTGTTTGACTTGGATGATCCCTCCAAAGAAATCGGGAGGTTGTCCGAGCCATTGTTAGCCCCTTTGGAGGATGAACGTGAGGGATACGTGCCGAATGTGGTGTATTCCTGTGGTTCGATAATTCATAATAACAGTCTGATATTGCCTTATGCAGTTTCGGATTATTCTTCTACCTATGCGGTGGTGGATATGGTAGAATTAATGGTTGCCTTGAAAAACAGTAAGAAATAA
- the galE gene encoding UDP-glucose 4-epimerase GalE codes for MKVLVTGGLGFIGSHTVVELQNEGFDVVIVDNLSNSSEEVLKGIVAITGKLPIFEKLDLRDKKSVQDFFQKHNDVKGVIHFAASKAVGESVENPLLYYENNIAALVYILQELEKKEEANFIFSSSCTVYGQAEVMPITENAPVQTAMSPYGNTKQIGEEIITEVTRVSNINAILLRYFNPIGSHPSAEIGELPLGVPQNLVPFITQTGFGLRKELSVFGDDYPTPDGTAIRDYIHVVDLAKAHVIALQRLLNKKNVEKVETFNLGTGKGSSVLEVIKSFEKVSGKKLPYKICPRREGDITEAYANTDKANNVLGWKAKSTLDEAMASAWKWEQKIRS; via the coding sequence ATGAAAGTACTTGTTACGGGAGGTTTGGGATTTATTGGTTCCCATACAGTGGTTGAATTGCAAAATGAGGGGTTTGACGTTGTGATTGTTGATAATCTTTCTAATTCTTCTGAGGAAGTTTTAAAAGGCATTGTCGCGATTACAGGTAAATTGCCAATTTTTGAAAAATTGGATTTGCGCGATAAAAAAAGCGTTCAGGACTTTTTCCAAAAACATAATGATGTAAAAGGTGTTATTCATTTTGCAGCATCCAAAGCAGTTGGGGAAAGCGTTGAAAATCCGTTGTTGTATTATGAAAACAACATAGCCGCTTTGGTTTATATTTTACAGGAATTAGAGAAAAAGGAAGAGGCTAATTTTATTTTTAGTTCATCTTGTACCGTTTATGGCCAAGCCGAAGTAATGCCGATTACCGAAAATGCACCTGTTCAAACAGCGATGTCTCCTTATGGAAACACTAAGCAAATAGGTGAAGAAATTATAACCGAAGTGACCAGAGTGAGTAACATTAATGCAATTTTGTTGCGTTATTTCAACCCGATTGGGTCGCATCCTTCTGCTGAAATTGGGGAATTGCCTTTGGGAGTACCACAAAATTTAGTGCCTTTTATTACCCAAACCGGTTTTGGATTGCGTAAGGAATTATCGGTTTTTGGAGACGATTATCCTACGCCTGACGGAACAGCAATTAGGGATTATATTCACGTAGTAGATTTGGCGAAAGCTCATGTAATTGCTTTGCAACGTTTGTTGAACAAAAAGAATGTTGAAAAAGTTGAAACTTTCAATCTAGGAACTGGAAAAGGAAGTTCTGTATTGGAAGTGATTAAAAGTTTTGAAAAAGTAAGCGGAAAAAAACTTCCATATAAAATTTGTCCAAGAAGAGAAGGTGATATCACCGAAGCTTATGCTAATACTGATAAAGCCAATAATGTATTAGGTTGGAAAGCAAAATCAACTTTAGACGAAGCTATGGCCAGTGCTTGGAAATGGGAACAGAAGATTCGTTCTTAG
- a CDS encoding DegT/DnrJ/EryC1/StrS family aminotransferase, translating into MKKLQMVDLKGQYDKIAATVNASIQEVLDTNTYINGPQVHSFQKSLEEYLDVKHVIPCANGTDALQIAMMGLGLKPGDEVITADFTFAATVEVIALLQLTPVLVDVDLDNMNISTEAIKKAITPRTKAIVPVHLFGRAANMEAIMAIANEHKLYVIEDNAQAIGANCTFSDGTKKKAGTIGHVSSTSFFPSKNLGCYGDGGAIFTNDDALAHKIRGIVNHGMYERYHHDVVGVNSRLDSVQAAVLNAKLPFLNTYNKARREAAAKYNAALSSHSNIITPEFDSNGDDHVFHQYTLRIIGKDRDGLMQHLLNKGIPCAIYYPIPLHLQKAYLDVRYKEEDFTVTNQLVKEVISLPMHTELDDEQIKFITDSVLEYLK; encoded by the coding sequence ATGAAAAAATTACAAATGGTTGACTTAAAAGGTCAATATGATAAAATCGCGGCAACCGTTAATGCTTCGATTCAAGAAGTTTTGGATACCAACACTTACATTAATGGGCCACAGGTTCATAGTTTTCAAAAATCATTAGAAGAATATTTAGATGTGAAGCATGTAATTCCATGTGCTAATGGAACTGATGCTTTGCAGATTGCCATGATGGGATTGGGATTGAAACCAGGAGATGAAGTTATTACTGCCGATTTTACATTTGCTGCTACAGTTGAGGTAATTGCTTTGTTGCAATTGACTCCGGTTTTGGTTGATGTTGATCTAGATAATATGAATATTTCGACTGAAGCGATCAAAAAAGCGATTACTCCAAGAACCAAAGCTATTGTGCCAGTTCATTTATTTGGACGCGCTGCCAATATGGAAGCTATTATGGCTATTGCCAATGAACATAAATTATATGTAATTGAGGATAATGCTCAGGCTATCGGAGCAAATTGTACTTTCTCTGACGGGACTAAAAAGAAAGCCGGAACTATCGGTCATGTGAGTTCAACTTCTTTCTTCCCTTCTAAGAATTTAGGTTGTTACGGTGATGGTGGAGCTATTTTTACCAATGATGATGCATTGGCACACAAAATCAGAGGAATAGTGAACCACGGTATGTATGAGCGTTATCATCATGATGTTGTGGGAGTGAATTCTCGTTTGGACAGTGTTCAGGCAGCGGTGCTAAATGCTAAATTGCCTTTTTTGAATACTTACAATAAAGCCCGTCGTGAAGCGGCTGCTAAATATAATGCAGCTTTATCAAGTCATTCCAATATTATTACTCCTGAGTTTGATTCTAATGGAGACGATCATGTTTTTCATCAATACACATTGCGAATTATTGGAAAAGATCGTGACGGATTGATGCAGCATTTGTTGAATAAAGGAATTCCATGTGCTATTTATTATCCGATTCCGTTGCATTTGCAAAAGGCTTATCTAGATGTTCGTTACAAAGAAGAAGATTTCACAGTAACAAATCAATTGGTAAAAGAGGTGATTTCGTTGCCAATGCATACAGAGCTTGATGATGAGCAAATTAAATTTATAACAGATTCTGTTTTAGAATATTTAAAATAA
- a CDS encoding DUF1508 domain-containing protein: protein MGAFVISKRFDDTYKFVFTSKKGKVIFTSLKYELKFECEEAIEYFKANVALASFDKHKSAGGKYFFRLFLDGAPFALSRKYTTELRVQKGIDEIVKSASVSEILDFSDNNDLVFLD from the coding sequence ATGGGGGCTTTTGTGATTAGTAAAAGATTTGATGATACATACAAATTTGTGTTTACTTCTAAGAAAGGTAAAGTGATTTTCACAAGTTTGAAGTATGAGCTCAAATTTGAATGCGAGGAGGCGATAGAGTATTTTAAAGCCAATGTTGCTTTAGCGTCTTTCGATAAGCATAAATCAGCTGGGGGGAAGTATTTTTTCAGATTATTTTTGGATGGGGCGCCTTTTGCTTTAAGTAGAAAATATACGACCGAATTGAGGGTTCAGAAGGGGATTGATGAAATTGTGAAATCTGCATCTGTTTCCGAAATTCTGGACTTTTCGGATAATAATGATTTGGTCTTTTTAGACTGA